Proteins co-encoded in one Pseudorhizobium banfieldiae genomic window:
- a CDS encoding alpha/beta fold hydrolase: MFEETRRLESPTGASLAYHHQAASAPPCGVLLICHGMVEHSGRYGDFAHSMGANGFHVYVHDHRGHGETTAPDAVRGRFAVRDGAAKALDDVWAMRNLATDAHPGLPVILFGHSMGGLIALNVASDHPEGFQGFAIWNSNFNQGVTGRFAQLVLHVEKALMGADVPSAILPRATFRSWGRSMPNWRTESDWLNSIPAEVDAYLADPLCGFDASISLWLDILRLTFRGPTVLGRLPRGLPIHLVGGEDDPATNKGREVLWLEGLFHRGGFQRVTSRIWPGTRHETLKEIVRREAMDDFVHWARAAVASQTE; encoded by the coding sequence ATGTTCGAGGAAACCAGGCGGCTGGAAAGCCCCACGGGCGCAAGCCTCGCCTATCATCACCAGGCGGCCTCTGCCCCCCCTTGCGGCGTCCTCCTGATCTGCCACGGAATGGTCGAGCATTCCGGTCGATACGGCGACTTCGCGCATTCAATGGGCGCCAACGGCTTCCACGTTTATGTCCATGATCATCGTGGGCATGGTGAAACGACGGCACCAGATGCCGTCAGGGGCCGATTTGCCGTGCGGGATGGCGCTGCCAAGGCCCTGGATGATGTCTGGGCGATGCGCAATCTCGCAACGGATGCTCATCCCGGCCTCCCGGTAATCCTCTTCGGCCATTCCATGGGAGGCCTCATCGCCTTGAACGTCGCCAGTGATCACCCGGAAGGTTTCCAGGGGTTCGCCATCTGGAATTCCAACTTCAACCAAGGGGTGACTGGCCGTTTCGCGCAGCTCGTGCTGCATGTCGAAAAGGCGTTGATGGGGGCCGACGTCCCGAGTGCCATTCTCCCGAGAGCGACCTTTCGAAGCTGGGGTCGCTCGATGCCGAACTGGCGGACCGAATCCGACTGGCTGAACAGCATCCCTGCAGAGGTCGATGCCTATCTCGCCGACCCCCTCTGCGGCTTCGATGCCAGCATATCGCTTTGGCTTGATATCCTTCGCCTCACGTTCCGGGGGCCTACCGTTCTTGGTCGATTGCCCCGTGGCCTCCCCATCCATCTTGTCGGTGGGGAGGATGACCCCGCGACGAACAAAGGCCGGGAAGTCCTGTGGCTTGAGGGCCTATTCCACCGGGGAGGCTTCCAGCGGGTCACCAGCCGGATCTGGCCCGGCACGCGTCATGAAACGCTGAAGGAGATTGTTCGGCGGGAGGCGATGGACGACTTCGTACACTGGGCGCGGGCCGCAGTCGCCTCTCAAACGGAATGA
- a CDS encoding DUF4432 family protein: MKVFSAAAGPRLFLDDSSVLDIGSCFVGKVDIAPGRAIPDDGDPRIDHSLEGFLFTCGPDHIRHPEPIEGRKDGSRYPLHGSFSSHPAQILFWDCQDGDAECRATVPVALAEGGSALLERHWRIDGESGEVCLSDRLTNTGTKSFPPLHMYHMNIGAWLFDGEVRLSGKTLENGSLPWNFGEDPGGVFCVPAVQEGEDWAEIALGPIAAIGGLTLKVKFRTDTLPWLQIWRNQQAPAHVLGIEPVSHRWVGRHELAERGELQPLRPGESIDYGLRFCFA; the protein is encoded by the coding sequence ATGAAGGTCTTTTCCGCAGCTGCTGGTCCTCGCCTCTTTCTGGACGACAGCTCCGTCCTCGACATTGGCTCCTGTTTCGTCGGCAAGGTCGATATCGCTCCGGGGCGGGCGATCCCGGATGACGGTGATCCGAGGATCGATCACTCCCTTGAGGGTTTCCTTTTCACCTGCGGCCCTGACCACATCCGCCATCCCGAACCGATCGAGGGCCGAAAGGATGGGAGCAGGTACCCGTTGCACGGCTCCTTCTCTTCGCATCCTGCGCAGATCCTCTTCTGGGATTGCCAGGACGGGGATGCCGAGTGCCGGGCGACGGTTCCGGTCGCTCTTGCCGAGGGGGGGAGCGCGCTCCTCGAACGTCATTGGCGCATCGACGGCGAGAGCGGAGAGGTATGCCTCTCCGATCGCCTTACGAATACGGGGACGAAGTCGTTTCCGCCGCTCCACATGTATCACATGAATATCGGAGCCTGGCTGTTCGACGGTGAGGTCCGACTGAGCGGCAAGACGCTGGAAAACGGCAGCCTTCCCTGGAACTTCGGGGAGGATCCGGGCGGTGTATTCTGTGTCCCCGCGGTGCAGGAGGGGGAGGACTGGGCTGAAATCGCGCTCGGACCGATTGCGGCCATCGGCGGACTCACCCTCAAGGTGAAGTTCCGGACAGACACGCTGCCGTGGCTGCAGATATGGCGCAACCAGCAGGCACCGGCACACGTGCTGGGCATTGAACCGGTCTCGCACCGCTGGGTCGGTCGCCACGAACTGGCAGAGCGCGGGGAACTGCAGCCGCTGAGACCTGGCGAGAGCATTGACTACGGCTTGCGCTTCTGCTTCGCCTGA
- the ettA gene encoding energy-dependent translational throttle protein EttA, whose product MARQFIYHMAGLNKSYGNKKILENIHLSFYPDAKIGILGPNGAGKSTVLKIMAGLDKEWTGEAWLAEGATLGYLPQEPQLDESLNVFGNVMEGVADKKAILDRYNELMMNYSDETAEEGSKLQDIIDSQNLWDLESQVEMAMEALRCPPGDATIDNLSGGEKRRVALCQLLLRQPDLLLLDEPTNHLDAETIAWLEKHLREYPGAILMVTHDRYFLDNVTGWILELDRGRGIPYEGNYSAYLQAKAKRLAQEEREEGSRQKALSREQEWIASSPKARQAKSKARIRAYDELVAAAENRRPGEAQIIIPVGERLGNVVIEAENISKTYGDRVLFENLSFKLPPGGIVGVIGPNGAGKTTLFRMITGQEKPDTGSINIGETVHLGYVDQSRDSLDGSKNVWEEISGGNDIIKLGKYEMNSRAYCGAFNFKGGDQQQKVGNLSGGQRNRVHLAKMLKAGGNVLLLDEPTNDLDTETLSALEDALENFAGCAVIISHDRMFLDRLATHILSFEGDSHVEWFEGNFEDYEQDKIRRLGPESVNPKRVTYKRLTR is encoded by the coding sequence ATGGCACGTCAGTTCATTTATCACATGGCCGGACTGAACAAGTCCTACGGCAACAAGAAGATTCTCGAAAACATTCACCTGTCCTTCTATCCGGATGCCAAGATCGGCATTCTCGGCCCGAACGGCGCCGGCAAGTCGACCGTGTTGAAGATCATGGCGGGGCTGGACAAGGAGTGGACCGGCGAGGCCTGGCTCGCCGAGGGCGCCACGCTCGGCTATCTGCCGCAGGAGCCGCAGCTCGACGAGAGCCTCAACGTCTTCGGCAACGTCATGGAAGGTGTCGCCGACAAGAAGGCGATCCTCGACCGCTACAACGAACTGATGATGAACTACTCCGACGAGACAGCGGAGGAGGGTTCCAAGCTCCAGGACATCATCGACAGCCAGAACCTCTGGGACCTGGAAAGCCAGGTCGAGATGGCGATGGAAGCGCTGCGCTGCCCTCCGGGCGACGCGACCATCGATAATCTTTCGGGCGGCGAAAAGCGTCGCGTCGCGCTTTGCCAGCTGCTGCTGCGCCAGCCCGACCTGCTGCTTCTCGACGAACCGACCAACCACCTAGACGCCGAGACGATCGCCTGGCTCGAAAAGCACCTGCGCGAATATCCCGGCGCCATCCTGATGGTTACCCACGACCGCTACTTCCTCGACAATGTCACCGGCTGGATCCTCGAGCTCGACCGTGGCCGCGGCATTCCTTACGAGGGCAACTATTCCGCATATCTCCAAGCCAAGGCGAAGCGTCTGGCGCAGGAAGAGCGCGAGGAAGGCAGCCGCCAGAAGGCGCTGTCGCGCGAGCAGGAGTGGATTGCCTCGAGCCCGAAGGCGCGTCAGGCGAAGTCCAAGGCCCGTATCCGCGCCTATGACGAACTGGTTGCTGCGGCCGAGAACCGCCGTCCCGGCGAAGCCCAGATCATCATTCCGGTCGGCGAGCGGCTCGGCAATGTCGTCATCGAGGCGGAGAACATCTCCAAGACCTATGGCGATCGCGTGCTGTTCGAGAACCTGAGCTTCAAGCTGCCACCAGGCGGCATCGTCGGTGTGATCGGACCGAACGGCGCCGGTAAGACGACGCTGTTCCGGATGATTACCGGTCAGGAAAAGCCGGATACCGGCTCGATCAACATCGGCGAGACCGTCCACCTCGGCTATGTCGACCAGAGTCGCGACTCGCTCGATGGTTCGAAGAATGTCTGGGAAGAGATCTCCGGCGGCAACGACATCATCAAGCTCGGCAAGTACGAGATGAATTCCCGCGCCTACTGCGGCGCCTTCAACTTCAAGGGTGGCGACCAGCAGCAGAAGGTCGGCAACCTGTCGGGCGGCCAGCGCAACCGCGTGCACCTCGCCAAGATGCTGAAGGCTGGCGGCAACGTCCTGCTGCTCGACGAGCCGACCAACGACCTCGACACGGAAACGCTGTCGGCTCTGGAGGACGCACTGGAAAACTTCGCCGGCTGCGCCGTCATCATCAGCCACGACCGCATGTTCCTCGACCGCTTGGCGACCCATATCCTCTCCTTCGAGGGTGACAGCCATGTGGAATGGTTTGAGGGCAACTTCGAGGACTACGAACAGGACAAGATCCGCCGGCTCGGACCAGAATCAGTCAACCCGAAGCGGGTCACCTACAAGCGGCTGACGCGCTGA
- a CDS encoding RidA family protein, whose translation MSIKRIEQGARMSGAVVHGNTVYLSGQVGEGETVKEQCEYALREVDRLLAAAGSDKSKILQTLIYLSDMSYFAEMNAVWEAWVDPANTPARATSEAKLAAPKYKVEFTVTAAI comes from the coding sequence ATGAGCATCAAGCGCATCGAACAGGGCGCCCGCATGAGCGGCGCTGTCGTCCACGGCAACACCGTCTATCTCTCGGGCCAGGTCGGCGAGGGCGAAACGGTCAAGGAGCAGTGCGAATATGCATTGCGCGAGGTCGATCGCCTGTTGGCTGCCGCAGGCTCCGACAAGTCGAAGATCCTGCAGACGCTGATCTATCTCTCCGACATGTCCTATTTCGCCGAGATGAATGCTGTCTGGGAAGCCTGGGTCGACCCGGCCAATACGCCGGCGCGCGCGACCAGCGAAGCCAAGCTTGCAGCGCCGAAGTACAAGGTTGAGTTTACGGTCACCGCCGCCATCTGA
- a CDS encoding DMT family transporter: MTSQAGGLATPSAPTTAIVNGLLLMLLAMLAAPLIDIFSKLATGTTSPTMITAARFLFQALFMLPIVLWNGLWRNLSWRMSAYHAVRAAIITLSMICFVATLAVMPVADAIAIFFVEPIILTILASIFLGETIGWRRYTACGVGFIGAMIVIRPSFEEVGLISVLPVITAFCVAVFALMTRALAPRENPWAMQFQMSLWGIPICALLLLMGDMAEVDFLAPSMPDLTVLLWLVGVGFFAALSGILAVYAYRVAPASVLAPLQYFEIVSATLFGWLVFGDFPDAVKWLGIAIIIGSGLYIIWRERRVAAKPVTAAETSVASRISTP; this comes from the coding sequence ATGACCTCACAGGCCGGTGGCCTCGCCACGCCATCCGCACCCACGACGGCAATCGTGAACGGCCTCCTGCTGATGCTGCTGGCCATGCTGGCGGCACCTCTGATCGATATCTTTTCCAAGCTCGCGACCGGCACGACATCACCCACGATGATCACCGCCGCGCGTTTCCTGTTCCAGGCCCTGTTCATGCTGCCGATCGTGCTGTGGAACGGGCTCTGGCGGAACTTGTCCTGGCGCATGAGTGCCTACCATGCGGTCCGCGCCGCGATCATAACCCTCTCCATGATCTGCTTCGTTGCCACCCTCGCCGTCATGCCGGTTGCAGACGCAATCGCCATCTTCTTCGTCGAACCGATCATCCTGACCATTCTTGCCAGCATTTTCCTCGGCGAGACGATCGGCTGGCGACGCTATACCGCCTGTGGCGTTGGTTTCATCGGAGCGATGATCGTGATCCGCCCCAGCTTCGAAGAAGTTGGATTGATCTCCGTCCTGCCGGTCATCACCGCCTTCTGTGTTGCGGTATTCGCACTGATGACCCGGGCGCTCGCACCGCGTGAGAACCCCTGGGCCATGCAATTCCAGATGTCGCTGTGGGGCATCCCGATCTGCGCCCTGCTACTTCTGATGGGAGACATGGCGGAGGTGGACTTCCTCGCTCCCTCGATGCCCGACCTCACGGTTCTTCTCTGGCTGGTTGGCGTCGGCTTCTTCGCAGCGCTCTCCGGCATTCTCGCCGTCTACGCCTATCGTGTCGCGCCGGCCTCCGTGCTTGCCCCGCTCCAGTATTTCGAGATTGTCTCGGCAACCCTGTTCGGCTGGCTCGTCTTCGGGGATTTTCCGGACGCCGTGAAATGGCTCGGCATCGCGATCATCATCGGCTCCGGCCTCTACATCATCTGGCGCGAGCGACGCGTCGCAGCCAAGCCCGTAACGGCCGCAGAAACCTCGGTCGCGTCCCGGATCAGCACACCATGA
- a CDS encoding CaiB/BaiF CoA transferase family protein, translating to MTQNSQKKPPLAGIRVIELARVLAGPWAGQMLADMGADVIKVENPDGGDDTRAWGPPFVEGKDGENLSAAYYHSTNRGKRSIAVDLKTEEGQEIVRRLVATADVVIENFKLGGLKKYGLDYESLKAINPKLVYCSITGFGQDGPYASLAGYDYIVQGMSGFMSITGEPDGQPMKAGVAIADIFTGIYAVTAIQAALIHAMKTGEGQLVDMALLDVMSAVLANQNMNYLISGTAPSRLGNAHPNISPYEVIPVADGHIILAVGNDGQFRRFCTLLGVEHLADDERFATNKARVANRVEVRRNLLAETEKWTKTELLAACGDNAVPAGPINTIAEMFDDPQIKARGLRVDLEAADGTVIPSVRSPIVLSETPLRYERPSPGLGEHTTAVLAELDSIEMKGKNR from the coding sequence ATGACTCAGAATAGCCAAAAGAAACCGCCGCTCGCCGGCATCCGCGTCATCGAACTCGCTCGCGTTCTCGCCGGCCCCTGGGCCGGGCAGATGCTGGCCGACATGGGCGCCGACGTGATTAAGGTCGAGAACCCCGACGGAGGCGACGATACGCGCGCCTGGGGCCCGCCTTTTGTGGAAGGCAAGGACGGCGAAAACCTGTCGGCCGCCTACTACCACTCCACCAACCGCGGCAAGCGCTCGATTGCGGTGGACCTCAAGACGGAGGAAGGACAGGAGATCGTTCGCCGCCTCGTGGCGACTGCCGACGTGGTAATCGAGAACTTCAAGCTGGGCGGCCTGAAGAAATATGGCCTCGATTACGAGAGCCTGAAGGCGATCAACCCGAAGCTCGTCTACTGCTCCATCACCGGCTTCGGCCAGGATGGTCCCTATGCCAGCCTGGCCGGCTATGACTACATCGTCCAGGGCATGTCCGGTTTCATGTCGATCACCGGCGAACCGGACGGCCAGCCGATGAAGGCTGGCGTAGCGATCGCCGACATCTTCACCGGCATCTATGCCGTCACCGCCATCCAGGCGGCGTTGATCCACGCGATGAAGACGGGCGAAGGCCAGCTTGTTGACATGGCGCTGCTGGACGTGATGTCGGCCGTTCTCGCAAATCAGAACATGAACTACCTGATCTCAGGCACGGCCCCTTCCCGTCTTGGCAACGCACATCCGAACATCAGCCCCTATGAGGTGATCCCAGTCGCCGACGGCCACATCATCCTCGCGGTCGGCAATGACGGGCAGTTCCGGCGCTTCTGCACACTTCTCGGCGTGGAACACCTCGCCGACGACGAGCGCTTCGCCACCAACAAGGCACGCGTCGCCAACCGTGTCGAGGTTCGTCGCAATCTCCTGGCCGAGACGGAAAAATGGACTAAGACCGAACTGCTTGCAGCCTGCGGCGACAACGCCGTGCCGGCTGGGCCGATCAATACCATCGCCGAGATGTTCGACGACCCGCAGATCAAGGCGCGCGGACTCCGCGTCGATCTCGAGGCAGCAGACGGCACGGTCATTCCGAGCGTACGCAGCCCGATCGTCCTGTCTGAAACGCCGCTCCGTTACGAGCGACCAAGCCCCGGGCTCGGGGAACATACGACCGCCGTGCTGGCGGAACTGGATTCTATCGAAATGAAGGGGAAGAACCGATGA
- a CDS encoding TIGR01244 family sulfur transferase, translated as MDIRQINDEYAVTGQIRIEDLEEIKAMGFKSIVCNRPDEEEPGQPRFADIAAKAEALGLEVKHVPVGRMGVDAQAVNGMVDALDEMPRPMLGYCRSGARSTAIYEKSQHLRG; from the coding sequence ATGGATATCCGCCAGATCAACGACGAATACGCCGTGACCGGACAGATCAGGATCGAGGATCTCGAGGAGATCAAGGCGATGGGGTTCAAGTCCATCGTCTGCAATCGGCCGGACGAGGAGGAACCGGGCCAGCCGCGCTTCGCAGATATTGCCGCCAAGGCGGAAGCACTTGGCCTTGAGGTGAAGCATGTACCGGTGGGCCGCATGGGTGTCGACGCGCAGGCGGTTAACGGCATGGTGGACGCGCTTGATGAAATGCCGCGGCCAATGCTTGGCTATTGCCGCTCCGGCGCCCGCTCCACGGCGATCTACGAAAAAAGCCAGCATCTGCGCGGCTAG
- a CDS encoding thiamine pyrophosphate-binding protein: protein MKTGGQLIVEALKANGVKRVSCVPGESYLAVLDALYESGIDTLVCRQEGGAAMMADCWGRLTGEPGICMVTRGPGATNASAGLHIARQDSIPMILFIGQVQRDAREREAFQEVEYRRAFTEFAKWVGEIDDARRIPEFVTRAFAVATSGRPGPVVLTLPEDMLVDQVEAPAAQSYMPVEAHPGPSQMKKFEALLKEAQRPMFILGGTRWNEEAVAGFQEFASRFKVPVGCSFRRQMLFDHLHPSYAGDVGIGINPALAKEIKDSDLLVLVGARMSEMPSSSYTLIDIPYPAQKLVHVYPDPQELGRVYRPDLAICAAPAEFTTALSGLEPPAAPLWAERKSAMHDAYLKWSTPPKTGPGSVQMGPIMEWLDANTAEDTIFANGAGNYATWVHRFHRFRKFNTQAAPTSGSMGYGLPAAVAAKQLFPEREVICFAGDGCFMMHGQEFITAVRYNLPIITVLVNNGTYGTIRMHQEREYPGRVSATDLVNPDFVAFAKAYGGHGELVEKTEDFAAAFERARASSKPAIIEVKLDAEAITPTRTLSQIREKA from the coding sequence ATGAAGACGGGCGGACAACTGATCGTCGAGGCACTGAAGGCGAACGGCGTGAAGCGTGTCTCCTGTGTGCCGGGGGAAAGCTATCTGGCCGTCCTCGATGCGCTTTACGAAAGTGGTATCGACACGCTGGTCTGCCGCCAGGAAGGCGGCGCGGCAATGATGGCGGACTGCTGGGGCAGGCTCACAGGCGAACCGGGCATTTGCATGGTCACGCGCGGTCCGGGCGCCACCAATGCGTCTGCGGGCCTGCACATCGCCCGGCAGGATTCGATCCCGATGATCCTGTTCATCGGACAGGTCCAGCGTGACGCCCGCGAGCGCGAAGCTTTTCAGGAGGTTGAGTACCGCCGTGCCTTCACTGAGTTCGCCAAATGGGTGGGCGAGATCGATGATGCCCGCCGCATCCCGGAATTCGTCACGCGTGCCTTCGCCGTCGCAACCTCGGGACGCCCCGGCCCTGTCGTGCTGACCCTGCCGGAAGACATGCTGGTGGATCAGGTCGAGGCTCCCGCCGCGCAGTCCTACATGCCGGTGGAGGCCCATCCCGGCCCCAGCCAGATGAAGAAATTCGAGGCCCTGCTGAAGGAAGCGCAGCGACCGATGTTCATCCTCGGCGGCACGCGCTGGAACGAAGAGGCTGTCGCCGGGTTCCAGGAGTTCGCCAGCCGCTTCAAGGTGCCCGTCGGCTGCTCCTTCCGGCGCCAGATGCTGTTCGACCACCTGCACCCGAGCTATGCAGGCGATGTCGGTATCGGCATCAATCCGGCACTGGCAAAGGAGATCAAGGACTCCGACCTGCTCGTCCTCGTCGGCGCACGCATGTCGGAAATGCCGTCTTCAAGCTACACCCTGATCGATATCCCCTATCCGGCGCAGAAACTCGTCCATGTCTATCCTGACCCGCAGGAACTCGGTCGCGTCTACCGCCCGGATCTGGCGATCTGCGCTGCCCCTGCCGAGTTCACCACGGCGCTTTCGGGACTCGAGCCACCCGCAGCACCGCTTTGGGCCGAGCGCAAGTCCGCCATGCATGATGCCTACCTGAAGTGGTCGACACCGCCGAAGACAGGACCAGGATCGGTGCAGATGGGCCCGATTATGGAATGGTTGGACGCCAACACCGCAGAAGACACGATCTTTGCCAACGGTGCCGGCAACTACGCCACCTGGGTGCACCGCTTCCACCGCTTCCGCAAGTTCAACACCCAGGCTGCTCCGACGTCCGGCTCCATGGGGTATGGCCTGCCTGCCGCGGTGGCCGCCAAGCAGCTCTTTCCGGAGCGCGAGGTGATCTGCTTTGCCGGGGACGGCTGCTTCATGATGCACGGCCAGGAATTCATCACCGCGGTTCGCTACAACCTGCCGATAATCACAGTGCTGGTGAACAACGGCACCTACGGCACGATCCGCATGCACCAGGAGCGTGAATATCCAGGTCGCGTCAGCGCGACCGACCTCGTGAACCCAGACTTCGTCGCCTTCGCCAAGGCCTATGGCGGGCATGGAGAGCTGGTCGAGAAGACCGAAGACTTCGCTGCAGCCTTCGAACGGGCGCGAGCGAGCAGCAAGCCAGCGATCATCGAGGTCAAGCTGGACGCGGAGGCGATCACGCCGACCCGGACGCTGTCGCAGATCCGCGAAAAGGCCTAA
- a CDS encoding methyl-accepting chemotaxis protein, whose protein sequence is MTLIQRLSFRQSLAVLTVAPLAAAISFGGWLTYEAYKERSAAQNAVLLERVAKAGGKLAVLVPAESGATADQRPAARKATDETKDALLKAYDDVLAAGFNDPALAAFVENFKERFARIPGYRQEVDAGTASSISALQVLQPAVAAGAEITRRAGAMSEDSDFARAAAGYYAMMQVGDGYQMLNRLAGEYAKGPLGMEAMKMFMRSAGLLAAYTAPFRESVPADILAEYDGFFAGASGQAVERVRGLMAKNEAYTPAPGEVDLWTKANLHRRAFISGLTDRTGDRMTHLVQAKLSSATTYLTVLAASMLFFVACVIALSFAVTRNFSRTLTGIGDRMKTLAEGDTARTIPYVERRDEIGGMARSVEVFRQAAIRNAELEAEQAHGREQAERDRVEMQRRAEEEAEQRLNQATVALAAGLRRLASGDMLCEIEQPFASQFEPLRNDFNTSVSQLRQALASVGNSVSTVTGGSREISEASDNLSRRTEQQAASLEETAAALEEITSNVSATSRRTDEARQVVRDARARAGQSGQVVRNAVAAMERIEHSSKQIGQIISVIDEIAFQTNLLALNAGVEAARAGEAGKGFAVVAQEVRELAQRSAKAAKEIQSLIDNSATAVGEGVRLVNDTGEGLGVIEQLVQAINTHMDSIATAAQEQAVGLTQVNTAVNHMDQATQQNAAMVEEMNAAGANLAQESATLNTLLSQFKVGNAVQDLRTTAGRMGAPATHAAAARATVPPPTASAKPRPAVRASAGGAALAQAPSDDWQEF, encoded by the coding sequence ATGACTCTCATCCAACGCCTTTCATTCCGCCAATCCCTCGCCGTTCTGACCGTTGCGCCTCTAGCCGCTGCAATCTCATTTGGTGGCTGGCTGACCTACGAAGCCTACAAGGAGCGCTCCGCCGCCCAGAACGCGGTGCTGCTGGAGCGTGTCGCGAAAGCCGGCGGCAAGCTCGCCGTCCTCGTCCCCGCTGAGAGCGGCGCGACGGCAGACCAGCGCCCGGCTGCGCGCAAGGCAACGGACGAGACAAAGGACGCGCTTCTCAAGGCGTATGACGACGTCCTTGCGGCAGGTTTCAACGATCCTGCACTTGCGGCCTTCGTTGAGAATTTCAAGGAACGTTTCGCCAGGATCCCCGGCTATCGGCAGGAGGTCGATGCAGGCACGGCGAGTTCAATCAGCGCGCTGCAAGTCTTGCAGCCGGCCGTCGCTGCCGGTGCCGAGATCACTCGCCGCGCGGGCGCCATGTCCGAAGACAGCGATTTCGCGCGGGCTGCAGCCGGTTATTACGCGATGATGCAGGTCGGCGACGGCTACCAAATGTTGAACAGGCTTGCCGGCGAATACGCCAAGGGGCCACTCGGGATGGAAGCCATGAAGATGTTCATGCGCAGCGCCGGGCTGCTGGCTGCCTATACGGCGCCCTTCCGCGAATCGGTGCCTGCCGACATTCTCGCCGAATATGATGGGTTCTTTGCCGGTGCTTCCGGCCAGGCGGTCGAGCGCGTCCGCGGCTTGATGGCCAAGAACGAAGCCTACACGCCAGCTCCCGGCGAGGTCGATCTCTGGACGAAGGCAAATCTCCATCGTCGCGCATTCATTTCCGGGCTGACGGACCGGACGGGCGACCGGATGACCCACCTGGTACAGGCGAAGCTTTCGTCTGCCACGACCTACCTGACCGTGCTCGCGGCATCGATGCTCTTCTTCGTCGCCTGCGTCATCGCGTTGAGCTTCGCGGTGACCCGCAACTTCTCCAGGACACTCACCGGCATAGGCGATCGCATGAAGACGCTCGCCGAAGGAGATACCGCCCGGACGATACCCTATGTGGAGCGCAGGGACGAAATCGGTGGCATGGCGCGTTCCGTCGAGGTGTTCCGACAGGCGGCCATCCGCAATGCCGAGCTTGAGGCCGAGCAGGCTCACGGCCGCGAACAGGCCGAGCGCGACCGCGTCGAGATGCAGCGCCGCGCGGAGGAAGAGGCGGAGCAGCGCCTCAATCAGGCGACCGTTGCCCTGGCAGCCGGCCTGCGGCGTCTGGCAAGCGGCGACATGCTTTGTGAAATCGAACAGCCTTTCGCTTCACAGTTCGAGCCGCTTCGCAACGACTTCAACACTTCGGTGTCTCAGCTGCGCCAGGCACTTGCCAGCGTGGGGAACTCCGTTTCGACCGTTACCGGCGGCTCCCGGGAGATTTCGGAAGCATCCGACAATCTTTCGCGGCGCACTGAACAGCAGGCTGCCTCGCTCGAGGAGACGGCTGCAGCGCTTGAGGAGATCACCTCGAATGTCAGCGCAACGTCGCGACGGACGGATGAAGCCCGCCAAGTCGTCCGGGATGCCCGGGCACGTGCGGGCCAGTCTGGCCAGGTGGTTCGCAATGCGGTTGCCGCAATGGAACGCATCGAGCATTCTTCCAAGCAGATCGGACAGATCATCTCGGTCATCGACGAGATTGCCTTCCAGACCAATCTTCTGGCTCTCAATGCTGGCGTCGAGGCCGCCCGTGCGGGCGAGGCCGGCAAGGGCTTTGCCGTCGTTGCCCAGGAAGTGCGCGAACTGGCGCAGCGTTCCGCCAAAGCGGCGAAGGAGATCCAGAGCCTGATCGACAATTCGGCAACTGCCGTCGGCGAAGGGGTACGCCTCGTCAACGATACGGGCGAAGGGCTCGGAGTGATCGAGCAACTCGTGCAGGCGATCAACACCCATATGGATTCGATTGCGACCGCGGCACAGGAGCAGGCGGTCGGGCTTACCCAGGTGAATACCGCGGTGAACCACATGGATCAGGCCACGCAGCAGAATGCCGCCATGGTCGAGGAAATGAATGCGGCGGGCGCAAATCTGGCGCAGGAAAGTGCAACTCTCAACACGCTCCTGTCCCAGTTCAAAGTCGGCAACGCGGTGCAGGACCTGCGGACTACTGCAGGGCGGATGGGCGCCCCCGCTACGCACGCGGCCGCGGCACGCGCGACGGTTCCGCCGCCGACAGCGTCCGCCAAACCTCGTCCGGCAGTTCGTGCTTCCGCGGGCGGTGCTGCTCTGGCCCAGGCGCCGTCGGACGATTGGCAGGAATTCTGA